A region of the Triticum dicoccoides isolate Atlit2015 ecotype Zavitan unplaced genomic scaffold, WEW_v2.0 scaffold79648, whole genome shotgun sequence genome:
GGTTGGACTCTCCTAAAAAGGAAATGTATGTGAGTCATTCTATCATATAATCTTCCCAAATATAGTAGTACTCAAAAGCCACGCTGATAGTTCATGAGGAGATGTCATAGTGGGCATTGCCTTTCTCCCAACAACCCAGAGATGGGACGACTCTTTGTTATGTCTTGCTAGAATTGACAAAACGTTTTATAAAAATACAAATGTGAATAGGTTATGAATAATTAGCAAAGTATAGAAGAGAATCAAATTGAAGAATAATGGGATCCAAAAAATTACAATAGGTACAAAAAAGGCAAGAAATAATGGAGTATGTGGCACCACAAGTTGCTGCAAAGACATGGATGGCTCATTTTGTGGAGAAAAAAATGTGGCTAATTCCGATCTCAAAGCAGCAGGTTGATGCATGGTCGACGCTATCATTTCGGTGCAAATGGCCGGCTGGCAATTCTTAGTTCGCCCTGGAGCAGATGCGCCTGACCTGACCCTGTGGGAAAATCAAGGGGCTGATGTTCCCCATCTTCACCATGGCTGCGGCAAAGGCGTTGTTGAACGCATCCTGGTTAGATGCGAAGCCGTCAATGATGTCTTCGGTGGCACCGCCGGCAAGGGTGTAGAGCACCTGGTCGGAGTGTAGGAGCCCCTTATTAAGCTTGAGGTTGACGAAGTAGGCGTTGTCGAACATGTCCGGGGTCGTATCGTCCAATGGGGCCAAGTTGCTGTCGCCAGAGCCGGTTAGCTGAGGGCAGGTGGCCttgcgcgacgtcgccaaggccggGTCAATGTTCTCCTCGCTGTAGAGCCTGGTCCTGAAGTTCTTGCACTGCGCCCGCCCTATGGTGTGCGCACCAGAGAGGGCGACCATATCGGTGTGGTTGAGCCCCTTGGCGGCGAAGCGGGTGATGAGGTCGGTGACGCTAAGTGATGGGGCAGGCAGGTCACGGTTGGCCAGTGTCTCGCTAGCCGTgtcggagtccctcctccccagagAGACTGTCCATGACGGCCCTCCTACCTACACAAGTGAAGCCGATGAGTACTAACCTCAGTTCAAAACCGTGACACGCATGCAAACAGATTATTAATTAAAAAGGGGTTGAAAGATCATGTTAGTTCTTACCGCGACGACGGAATCGCGAGCGGCGACGGCGAggatgtcggcgcaggagacggtGCGCTTGCACGCCTGCTCCA
Encoded here:
- the LOC119347922 gene encoding peroxidase 2-like, which produces MASSSLSVVLLLCLAAVASAQMSPTFYDASCPGALATIKNGVVAAVSSDPRMAASLLRLHFHDCFVQGCDASVLLAGNERNAFGNVGSLRGFDVIDQIKSNVEQACKRTVSCADILAVAARDSVVAVGGPSWTVSLGRRDSDTASETLANRDLPAPSLSVTDLITRFAAKGLNHTDMVALSGAHTIGRAQCKNFRTRLYSEENIDPALATSRKATCPQLTGSGDSNLAPLDDTTPDMFDNAYFVNLKLNKGLLHSDQVLYTLAGGATEDIIDGFASNQDAFNNAFAAAMVKMGNISPLIFPQGQVRRICSRAN